CAACACCCCTTACCATTTCGAACAGGAAGGTTAAGTTCCACAGTGCCCATGGTACTGCAGGGGAGGCCCTGTGGGAGAGCAGGTCGCTGCCGGATAAAGAATAAGGATCTTTAGCTCAGTTGGTTAGAGCAATCGGCTCATAACCGGTTGGTCCGGGGTTCGAGTCCCTGAAGGTCCACCATATGGGGGTATAGCTCAGCTGGGAGAGCATCTGCCTTGCACGCAGAGGGTCAAGAGTTCGAATCTCTTTATCTCCACCAAGAAAAGAACTACATAGTAAATGTAGTTCTTTTCTTTATATCTTAATTTTTAATAGATACCGTTTACTCTGCATTTGAAGGGAGATGAACACATATATTTTATAGAATAAAACAATTTTATTGGGCTATTACGTCTAAGGTTAATGAAGATGATATTAAATTTGTAACAAATATTTTGAATGTAAAAGAATTAGAATTATTTAGTAAATTATCTATACAAGAACAGAAACATTCTATAAGAGTGGCATATGATATAAAATTTTTTTGTAAAGAAAATAATAAAATTGACATGGATTTATTATTGAAAGCGGCACTTCTTCACGACATAGGCAAGACATATAAAAAATTGAATTTGATAGATAAATCTGTAATAGTATTACTGAATAGCATATCTAAAGGAAATATAAAAAGGTTTTTTAAAAATGAAAAAATAAATGTTTATTATAATCATGGTAGAATTGGAAGAGAATTATTGGAAAGAATAAAATGTGATAAAGAATTACTTTATCTAGTAGAGCATCATCATAATTTTGAAATATACAATAATTTGGGATTAAATATACTTAGATTTTATGATAAAAAAAATTAAGCTATAGTAGATAGACTTTGGCCTTACTTAGGAATCGTTTGATATAATTAAATAAATTGTTCATATATGGAAAAGTATTTAAGTTTTTAGTATATAATGTTAGAATATAAGTAACATCATTATTTATATTTTAGAGTGTAGTATTGGAGGTTATAATGAATTCTAAGGAAAGAAGAATATATATTAGAGAAATTTTAGAGAAAAATGATATGCCTCAAAAAGGTCATATTTTATCCCAAAAGTTAGGTGTTACCAGACAGATAATAGTTAAAGATATAGCTATTCTAAGAGCTGAAGGTACAGATATAATAGCAACTCCAGAGGGATATTTAATTCCAAAATCTGAAAAAAACTTAGTAAAACAGGTAATAGCAGTTTCTCATAAAACTACTGAAATAGAGGATGAGCTTAAAGCTATAGTTAAATTTGGTGGTAAAGTTCAAGATGTAATAGTGGAACATTCTATTTATGGAGAAATAAAAGCCATGCTTATGATAAAGACCTTATATGATATAGAAAATTTTATGAATAAGGTGAAAGAACATAAAGCAGAACCTCTGCTTATATTAACAGGAGGAGTTCATTTACATACTATAGTGGCAGAAAATTATGATATACTTGAAAATATAAAAGGTGAATTAAAAAATAAAAATTATATAATCTATGATTAAATTATATTGATTACATTTATAAAAGAGGTGATATTTGTGAAAAGGAAAATGCTGTGGAGTAGTTTAATAGTAATTTTATTTGTATGTATTTTATTTTTAAATAAAATTGTAGATTTTATAATCAATGTAGAATGGTATAAGGAAGTGGGATATTTAACGGTTTATTTTACAAAACTTATAGCTATATGTAAACTTATGATACCTTTATTTATAATAATTTATATAAGTATAGTACTTTATTGGAGAAGTCTAAGGTTAAGTATTATAAAGTATAGAAGGGCTTTTGAAGTAAATAATGATAAAGTTAAAAATGAAAAAAGGATATTTATTATTGTAAATTTAATTGTGTCATTTTTATTTTCTTATGCATTTGCAGCGACTTATTGGTATAGAATTTTACAATTTAATAATTCTGTTCCTTTTAATATTAAAGATCCAATTTTAAATTTAGATGTATCTTTTTATATATTTAAATTGCCACTTATACAATCCTTACATAGTATGATTTTAAGTCTAATAATTTTTTTAGGATTGATAACTCTAGTTACCTATTTTACATTAAGTGTCAAAGATAAAGTAATATGGAGAAATTTTAAAAAAGATTCTGGTAAAATAGATATTTTAAATAGTGGGATAACTAGGTTTGCTGGGAAACAGTTGGCAGTTTTAGCTGCACTTGTAATGATTTGTGTATCCATAGGATATATTTTAAAATGTATTGGACTTGTATATAGCCAAAAAGGTGTAACTTTTGGTGCAGGCTATACAGATGCTCATGTAAGTTTATTATTATATAAAATAATAGCAGCAGCATCAATTATTTCAGCTGTAATTATATTTATAAGTATACTTGTAAGTAAAGTTAAACCTATAATAGTATCCATAACTGTAATAGTAGCCTTAATTCTAATTAAAAGTTTGTCTTATACTGTAGTTCAAAATTTTATTGTAAAATCTAATCAAAAAACATTAGAGCAACCTTATATAAAATATAATATTGATTATACTCGTAAAGCGTTTAATATTGAAAATATTGATGCTAATCCTTTTCAAGTTAAAGATAATTTAACTTCACAGGATATAGATAACAATATGGATACAATAAATAATATAAGGATAAATTCTTTTGAGCCTACTTTAGAATTTTACAATCAGGTTCAAATAATAAGATATTATTATAAATTTAATAATATTGATGTGGATAGATATAATATAAATGGAAAATTTAATCAGATATTTATAGGTACCAGAGAAATAAATACTAAAGCTATAGATCCTAATACCTGGCAAAATAGACATCTTATATATACCCATGGTTATGGTATAGTAATGAATAAAGTTAATTCTGTAACTTCAGAAGGACAACCTAATTTTGTCATAAAAGATATGCCGCCTCAAAATTCTACAGATATAAAGCTTGATAATGCAAGAATATATTTTGGTGAAAAAACTGATGATTATGCTATAGTTGATACCAAATTAAAGGAGTTTGATTATCCAAAGGGAAGTGAAAATGCAACTAATAATTATGATGGTAGTGCAGGGATAAAATTAGGCTTCATTAATAGAATATTGTTTGCAATAAATCAAAAAGATATAAACTTTCTTTTATCTCGTGACATATTAAAAGAAAGTAAAATATTAATAAATAGAAGTATAAAGGATAGAGTAAGTAAAATCGCACCATTTTTGAATTATGATTCGGATCCTTATATAGTTATGAGTGGTGGTAAACTTTATTGGATATTAGATGGATATACTGTTTCAGATAGGTATCCTTTCGCACAACCACAAAATAATTTAAATTATATAAGAAATTCTGTAAAAGTTACTGTAGATGCTGAAAATGGAAATGTTAATTTCTATATAATGGATAAGAGTGATCCTATAGTACAGAGTTATGCCAAGATATTTCCAGATTTATTTAAAGATATAAATAAATTACCATCGGATATAGTTCAACATTTTAAATATCCAAAAGATTTATTTAATATTCAATGTAGTGTACTTGGGAAGTATCATGTAACAGATCCTGGAGTATTTTATAGTGGTGAAGATCTATGGGAAGTAGCTAAAAATCAAAAGCAAGTCAGTGGGGAAAAATATTCAATGGAATCTTCATATATGGTTATGAAACTTCCAAATGAGCAGAAAGAGGAAATGATATTATTACAGTATTTTAACATGAGAGATAAAGATAATATGGTAGCGTTATTTGGAGCTAGGATGGATGGGGAAAATTACGGGAAGATGGTTCTCTATAAATTTCCTGCAGAAAAAACTGTATATAGTCCTTATTTATTTAAACAAAAGCTAAATCAAGATACTACAATATCTAGTCAGTTATCTCTTTGGAATAAAGATGGTTCTGAAGTTCAATTTGGTGACACCATAATAGTTCCTATTAATCAATCTCTTGTTTATGTGGAGCCTATGTATTTAAGAGCTAGTGGAAAAGAAGGTATACCAGAGATGAAAAGAGTTATAGTATCTTATAGCGATAAAATGGTATTAGCTGAAAGTATAGATGATGCACTGCAGCAGATATTTAGTTATAAGCAAGATTATAATCAGGAAAATTCCAATGAATCTCAAATAGAAACACCTTCTTATGATATTAATGCAGAAAAGTTAAAA
This window of the Clostridium kluyveri DSM 555 genome carries:
- a CDS encoding HDIG domain-containing metalloprotein, with the protein product MNVKELELFSKLSIQEQKHSIRVAYDIKFFCKENNKIDMDLLLKAALLHDIGKTYKKLNLIDKSVIVLLNSISKGNIKRFFKNEKINVYYNHGRIGRELLERIKCDKELLYLVEHHHNFEIYNNLGLNILRFYDKKN
- a CDS encoding transcription repressor NadR, translated to MNSKERRIYIREILEKNDMPQKGHILSQKLGVTRQIIVKDIAILRAEGTDIIATPEGYLIPKSEKNLVKQVIAVSHKTTEIEDELKAIVKFGGKVQDVIVEHSIYGEIKAMLMIKTLYDIENFMNKVKEHKAEPLLILTGGVHLHTIVAENYDILENIKGELKNKNYIIYD
- a CDS encoding UPF0182 family protein; its protein translation is MKRKMLWSSLIVILFVCILFLNKIVDFIINVEWYKEVGYLTVYFTKLIAICKLMIPLFIIIYISIVLYWRSLRLSIIKYRRAFEVNNDKVKNEKRIFIIVNLIVSFLFSYAFAATYWYRILQFNNSVPFNIKDPILNLDVSFYIFKLPLIQSLHSMILSLIIFLGLITLVTYFTLSVKDKVIWRNFKKDSGKIDILNSGITRFAGKQLAVLAALVMICVSIGYILKCIGLVYSQKGVTFGAGYTDAHVSLLLYKIIAAASIISAVIIFISILVSKVKPIIVSITVIVALILIKSLSYTVVQNFIVKSNQKTLEQPYIKYNIDYTRKAFNIENIDANPFQVKDNLTSQDIDNNMDTINNIRINSFEPTLEFYNQVQIIRYYYKFNNIDVDRYNINGKFNQIFIGTREINTKAIDPNTWQNRHLIYTHGYGIVMNKVNSVTSEGQPNFVIKDMPPQNSTDIKLDNARIYFGEKTDDYAIVDTKLKEFDYPKGSENATNNYDGSAGIKLGFINRILFAINQKDINFLLSRDILKESKILINRSIKDRVSKIAPFLNYDSDPYIVMSGGKLYWILDGYTVSDRYPFAQPQNNLNYIRNSVKVTVDAENGNVNFYIMDKSDPIVQSYAKIFPDLFKDINKLPSDIVQHFKYPKDLFNIQCSVLGKYHVTDPGVFYSGEDLWEVAKNQKQVSGEKYSMESSYMVMKLPNEQKEEMILLQYFNMRDKDNMVALFGARMDGENYGKMVLYKFPAEKTVYSPYLFKQKLNQDTTISSQLSLWNKDGSEVQFGDTIIVPINQSLVYVEPMYLRASGKEGIPEMKRVIVSYSDKMVLAESIDDALQQIFSYKQDYNQENSNESQIETPSYDINAEKLKEAKSLYEQALEAQKNGDWSKYGENIKKLGDIIDSLQK